In Candidatus Methanomethylicota archaeon, the DNA window ATATTTGATACTGGCGGCTCACATGTTATATTCTCAAATAAAGAGGATATTCTCCACTTTATGCTTTCAATACTCGACAATAAGGTAATTACGCATGAGCGGAAAGCCTTCATTTTATTAGATGATTTATTCGTTCCATATCCTTTTGAAAATGGATTGCATGTTCTCCCCCCAGAACTTCGCGCTGAAGCTTTTATCAGCTTTATGGAAGCACAATTATCACGACCAAATGATTGGAGTCCGAAAAATTTTGAAGAATGGATTTATGGATCATTTGGAAAATGGATTGCTGAAAAATATCTGATCCCATATAATGAAAAGATTTGGAAAAGACCTTTATCACAAATAGATGTTAGTTGGACCTTTACTCCTGGTCGCCTACCCATTCCCGATTGGCGTGGCATTGCTAAGGCAGCTGTAGGTATACCAACTATTGGATATAAAGTTCAGTCTACATTTTATTATCCACTTAAAGGTGGAATTCAAACACTTTATGATTCTCTACTGGCTAAGGCTGAAAATCTAAAAGTTGGAATTATTTGGGGTGAGAAAATCAAAGAAGTTAGGAGGTTGGAAGAAGGCTTCATAATTAATGGTAAGTATAAGGCTGATATATTAATTAACACAATACCGTTACCACAACTTGTAGAAGCCCTTAATGCACCGGAACATGTGGTGAAAAACGTTGAACGCCTTGACTACAACTCCATTGTAGTAGTAGGCATCGCCCTAAAAAAGTCAGCACCCCAACAACATTGGGTTTACGTCCCAGATAAAAATGTCATCTTCCATAGATATGCTTGGATATCTAATTACAGTCATTTCAATGCACCAAAAGGATTCTCTTCAATAATCGCAGAAATAACCATACCAAAAGGACATCAACCAAAAATTGAGGAAAATGTGGAAAAAGTATTAGAAGACTTTGAAAGAATAGGAACATTTAAGCGTCAAGATGTAATCTTCACTCGAACATGGTTTCACAAATATGGCTACCCAATTTACACATTAGACCATAAGAGGGTTCGTGAAAATGTACTTTCATGGCTTACGGAGCAAAACATTGCTTCAACAGGTAGATGGGGCAGTTGGCATTACTGGAATATGGATAAGGTAATAGAGGAAGCATTTCTTTTGATAGAACAGCAAAACTATAAAAACTATTTAACTTAAAATAAAAAAGAAAAGAATGATCATAATACTTTTAAATTAAATTAACTGAATAAGTGTTACAAGAAAATACCAAAAAGCTAATGAAGCATTGTAATATATCGTTCTAAAATGGTGAACCGTATGAATGAAGAAATTGCATACATTACAAGCTTCGACCCTTTAATTTATAGACGACCATTATTTGCTAGAAAGGCTTTGCCATATATGAAGATTTACTTACTTCAATCCATAGTAGAGCGACTAAAAACTCCAGGTACCATACTTTTTAAAGCTAGTTCTAAGTTAGCAAAAATAGAAAATCGATTGTTCATAAGCAAGAGAATGAGGGGCGACTATTATTTTTCAACATTTTTACGTGAAGCAATCATACGTGCTGGTTTAAATGGACTAAATATGGAAGCTATAATATCATTAAATCCCTATTTAGCCTCGAGACGCTTATGGGGTAACGAACGTAGGATTATTGTAGACTGGATGGATGTGTGGATGTGGCCGTGGGAAGAAATGAATTTATTAGACGTAAAAAATGTAGAAGAGGCTGATGCAGTCATATTCTGGAGCAAACCCATGCTTGAACTTGGTAAGTATAGGATGAAATTAAAGCGTTGTGCATATATCCCCTATGGTACTGAACTATCTGTTTTTGATCCACAAAAATATGGGAATCCAGCATACTTCAAAGAGAAGTATGAATTGAAAAAACATTTCATCCTCCTCTATAGTGGAGGATTATGGAGGGTGAAGGGATGGGATTTGCAAGGAACAGATAAAATGATTAAGGCATTTAAATTAGTTACAAAAAAACTTGAAAATATAAAACTTGTACTTCAGACTCCAAGGGTAGATGTTTATACAATGTCTTTGCTCAAAGATATCGCGAATAAAGTTGTTATTATAGGTGCTTTTCCCAATTATGCTAGTTTCTTGCGCCAAAGCATGTTTTCAGCAGCAGATATTATTATGGCTCCAACAAGTCGGCATCCAATAGTTTACTATGCTGAACGCATGAAGTATTTTGAATATATGGCTGCTG includes these proteins:
- a CDS encoding FAD-dependent oxidoreductase yields the protein MVHSVILGCGLAGLTISIAMKSRYPQMDVTIIEKSEYKQRGGLLCSENDRGFIFDTGGSHVIFSNKEDILHFMLSILDNKVITHERKAFILLDDLFVPYPFENGLHVLPPELRAEAFISFMEAQLSRPNDWSPKNFEEWIYGSFGKWIAEKYLIPYNEKIWKRPLSQIDVSWTFTPGRLPIPDWRGIAKAAVGIPTIGYKVQSTFYYPLKGGIQTLYDSLLAKAENLKVGIIWGEKIKEVRRLEEGFIINGKYKADILINTIPLPQLVEALNAPEHVVKNVERLDYNSIVVVGIALKKSAPQQHWVYVPDKNVIFHRYAWISNYSHFNAPKGFSSIIAEITIPKGHQPKIEENVEKVLEDFERIGTFKRQDVIFTRTWFHKYGYPIYTLDHKRVRENVLSWLTEQNIASTGRWGSWHYWNMDKVIEEAFLLIEQQNYKNYLT
- a CDS encoding glycosyltransferase family 4 protein, with product MNEEIAYITSFDPLIYRRPLFARKALPYMKIYLLQSIVERLKTPGTILFKASSKLAKIENRLFISKRMRGDYYFSTFLREAIIRAGLNGLNMEAIISLNPYLASRRLWGNERRIIVDWMDVWMWPWEEMNLLDVKNVEEADAVIFWSKPMLELGKYRMKLKRCAYIPYGTELSVFDPQKYGNPAYFKEKYELKKHFILLYSGGLWRVKGWDLQGTDKMIKAFKLVTKKLENIKLVLQTPRVDVYTMSLLKDIANKVVIIGAFPNYASFLRQSMFSAADIIMAPTSRHPIVYYAERMKYFEYMAAGKAILAEKSPGALSALGNAAFYVNLDDLEGMADAIIELYSNKDLREKLGFMAYERAKLFDWNNLAPKYRNFILEVIG